From Mustela erminea isolate mMusErm1 chromosome 1, mMusErm1.Pri, whole genome shotgun sequence, a single genomic window includes:
- the FAM131A gene encoding protein FAM131A isoform X4 — protein MLPKSRRALTIQEIAALARSSLHGISQVVKDHVTKPTAMAQGRVAHLIEWKGWSKPSDSPAALESAFSSYSDLSEGEQEARFAAGVAEQFAIAEAKLRAWSSVDGEDSTDESYDEDFAGGTDSEMTGQLPLGPHLQDLFTGHRFSRPVRQGSVEPESDCSQTVSPETLCSSLCSLEDGLLGSPARLASQLLGDELLLAKLPPSRESAFRSLGPLEAQDSLYNSPLMESCLSPAEEEPAPCKDCQPLCPPPVGSWERQRQASDVASSGVVSLDEDEAEPEEQ, from the exons ATGCTGCCCAAGTCCCGGAGAGCCCTAACCATCCAGGAGATTGCTGCGCTGGCCAGATCCTCCCTGCATG GTATTTCTCAGGTGGTGAAGGACCACGTGACCAAGCCCACCGCCATGGCGCAGGGCCGAGTGGCTCACCTCATTGAGTGGAAGGGCTGGAGCAAGCCAAGCGACTCCCCTGCTGCCCTGGAATCAGCCTTTTCCTCCTATTCAGACCTCAGCGAGGGCGAACAAGAGGCTCGCTTTGCGGCAG GCGTGGCTGAGCAGTTTGCCATTGCAGAAGCCAAGCTCCGGGCATGGTCTTCAGTGGACGGCGAGGACTCCACCGATGAATCCTATGATGAAGACTTTGCTGGAGGAACTGACTCAG AGATGACCGGACAGCTGCCTCTGGGGCCCCATCTCCAGGACCTCTTCACTGGCCACCGATTCTCCAGGCCTGTGCGCCAGGGCTCTGTGGAGCCTGAGAGCGACTGCTCGCAGACCGTGTCCCCAGAGACCCTGTGCTCCAGTCTGTGCAGCCTGGAGGATGGGTTGCTGGGCTCCCCAGCCCGCCTGGCCTCCCAGCTGCTGGGCGACGAGCTGCTCCTCGCCAAACTGCCCCCCAGCCGGGAAAGTGCCTTCCGTAGCCTGGGCCCATTGGAGGCCCAGGACTCACTCTACAACTCGCCCCTCATGGAGTCCTGCCTTTCCCCCGCCGAGGAGGAGCCAGCCCCCTGCAAGgactgccagcctctctgcccgCCGCCGGTGGGCAGCTGGGAACGGCAGCGGCAAGCCTCTGATGTAGCTTCTTCTGGGGTGGTGTCCTTAGATGAGGATGAGGCCGAGCCGGAGGAACAGTGA
- the FAM131A gene encoding protein FAM131A isoform X2: MGCIGSRSPAGQVASDPAWAVEWIELPRGLSLSSLGSARTLRGWSRSSRPSSVDSQDLPEVNVGDTVAMLPKSRRALTIQEIAALARSSLHGISQVVKDHVTKPTAMAQGRVAHLIEWKGWSKPSDSPAALESAFSSYSDLSEGEQEARFAAGVAEQFAIAEAKLRAWSSVDGEDSTDESYDEDFAGGTDSEMTGQLPLGPHLQDLFTGHRFSRPVRQGSVEPESDCSQTVSPETLCSSLCSLEDGLLGSPARLASQLLGDELLLAKLPPSRESAFRSLGPLEAQDSLYNSPLMESCLSPAEEEPAPCKDCQPLCPPPVGSWERQRQASDVASSGVVSLDEDEAEPEEQ, translated from the exons ATGGGCTGTATTGGCTCTCGGAGTCCGGCGGGTCAGG tgGCCTCGGACCCCGCTTGGGCTGTGGAGTGGATCGAACTTCCTCGGGGCCTCTCTCTATCTTCCTTGGGATCTGCTCGGACCCTCCGAGGCTGGAGCCGGTCCTCCCGCCCTTCCTCCGTGGACAGCCAGGACTTGCCAGAG GTGAATGTTGGAGACACAGTCGCGATGCTGCCCAAGTCCCGGAGAGCCCTAACCATCCAGGAGATTGCTGCGCTGGCCAGATCCTCCCTGCATG GTATTTCTCAGGTGGTGAAGGACCACGTGACCAAGCCCACCGCCATGGCGCAGGGCCGAGTGGCTCACCTCATTGAGTGGAAGGGCTGGAGCAAGCCAAGCGACTCCCCTGCTGCCCTGGAATCAGCCTTTTCCTCCTATTCAGACCTCAGCGAGGGCGAACAAGAGGCTCGCTTTGCGGCAG GCGTGGCTGAGCAGTTTGCCATTGCAGAAGCCAAGCTCCGGGCATGGTCTTCAGTGGACGGCGAGGACTCCACCGATGAATCCTATGATGAAGACTTTGCTGGAGGAACTGACTCAG AGATGACCGGACAGCTGCCTCTGGGGCCCCATCTCCAGGACCTCTTCACTGGCCACCGATTCTCCAGGCCTGTGCGCCAGGGCTCTGTGGAGCCTGAGAGCGACTGCTCGCAGACCGTGTCCCCAGAGACCCTGTGCTCCAGTCTGTGCAGCCTGGAGGATGGGTTGCTGGGCTCCCCAGCCCGCCTGGCCTCCCAGCTGCTGGGCGACGAGCTGCTCCTCGCCAAACTGCCCCCCAGCCGGGAAAGTGCCTTCCGTAGCCTGGGCCCATTGGAGGCCCAGGACTCACTCTACAACTCGCCCCTCATGGAGTCCTGCCTTTCCCCCGCCGAGGAGGAGCCAGCCCCCTGCAAGgactgccagcctctctgcccgCCGCCGGTGGGCAGCTGGGAACGGCAGCGGCAAGCCTCTGATGTAGCTTCTTCTGGGGTGGTGTCCTTAGATGAGGATGAGGCCGAGCCGGAGGAACAGTGA
- the FAM131A gene encoding protein FAM131A isoform X3 translates to MPMISVLGKMFLWQREGPGGRWTCQTSRRVASDPAWAVEWIELPRGLSLSSLGSARTLRGWSRSSRPSSVDSQDLPEVNVGDTVAMLPKSRRALTIQEIAALARSSLHGVAEQFAIAEAKLRAWSSVDGEDSTDESYDEDFAGGTDSEMTGQLPLGPHLQDLFTGHRFSRPVRQGSVEPESDCSQTVSPETLCSSLCSLEDGLLGSPARLASQLLGDELLLAKLPPSRESAFRSLGPLEAQDSLYNSPLMESCLSPAEEEPAPCKDCQPLCPPPVGSWERQRQASDVASSGVVSLDEDEAEPEEQ, encoded by the exons ATGCCTATGATTTCTGTGCTGGGCAAAATGTTTCTGTGGCAGCGTGAAGGGCCTGGAGGACGATGGACTTGTCAGACAAGTCGCAGAG tgGCCTCGGACCCCGCTTGGGCTGTGGAGTGGATCGAACTTCCTCGGGGCCTCTCTCTATCTTCCTTGGGATCTGCTCGGACCCTCCGAGGCTGGAGCCGGTCCTCCCGCCCTTCCTCCGTGGACAGCCAGGACTTGCCAGAG GTGAATGTTGGAGACACAGTCGCGATGCTGCCCAAGTCCCGGAGAGCCCTAACCATCCAGGAGATTGCTGCGCTGGCCAGATCCTCCCTGCATG GCGTGGCTGAGCAGTTTGCCATTGCAGAAGCCAAGCTCCGGGCATGGTCTTCAGTGGACGGCGAGGACTCCACCGATGAATCCTATGATGAAGACTTTGCTGGAGGAACTGACTCAG AGATGACCGGACAGCTGCCTCTGGGGCCCCATCTCCAGGACCTCTTCACTGGCCACCGATTCTCCAGGCCTGTGCGCCAGGGCTCTGTGGAGCCTGAGAGCGACTGCTCGCAGACCGTGTCCCCAGAGACCCTGTGCTCCAGTCTGTGCAGCCTGGAGGATGGGTTGCTGGGCTCCCCAGCCCGCCTGGCCTCCCAGCTGCTGGGCGACGAGCTGCTCCTCGCCAAACTGCCCCCCAGCCGGGAAAGTGCCTTCCGTAGCCTGGGCCCATTGGAGGCCCAGGACTCACTCTACAACTCGCCCCTCATGGAGTCCTGCCTTTCCCCCGCCGAGGAGGAGCCAGCCCCCTGCAAGgactgccagcctctctgcccgCCGCCGGTGGGCAGCTGGGAACGGCAGCGGCAAGCCTCTGATGTAGCTTCTTCTGGGGTGGTGTCCTTAGATGAGGATGAGGCCGAGCCGGAGGAACAGTGA
- the FAM131A gene encoding protein FAM131A isoform X1: MPMISVLGKMFLWQREGPGGRWTCQTSRRVASDPAWAVEWIELPRGLSLSSLGSARTLRGWSRSSRPSSVDSQDLPEVNVGDTVAMLPKSRRALTIQEIAALARSSLHGISQVVKDHVTKPTAMAQGRVAHLIEWKGWSKPSDSPAALESAFSSYSDLSEGEQEARFAAGVAEQFAIAEAKLRAWSSVDGEDSTDESYDEDFAGGTDSEMTGQLPLGPHLQDLFTGHRFSRPVRQGSVEPESDCSQTVSPETLCSSLCSLEDGLLGSPARLASQLLGDELLLAKLPPSRESAFRSLGPLEAQDSLYNSPLMESCLSPAEEEPAPCKDCQPLCPPPVGSWERQRQASDVASSGVVSLDEDEAEPEEQ, from the exons ATGCCTATGATTTCTGTGCTGGGCAAAATGTTTCTGTGGCAGCGTGAAGGGCCTGGAGGACGATGGACTTGTCAGACAAGTCGCAGAG tgGCCTCGGACCCCGCTTGGGCTGTGGAGTGGATCGAACTTCCTCGGGGCCTCTCTCTATCTTCCTTGGGATCTGCTCGGACCCTCCGAGGCTGGAGCCGGTCCTCCCGCCCTTCCTCCGTGGACAGCCAGGACTTGCCAGAG GTGAATGTTGGAGACACAGTCGCGATGCTGCCCAAGTCCCGGAGAGCCCTAACCATCCAGGAGATTGCTGCGCTGGCCAGATCCTCCCTGCATG GTATTTCTCAGGTGGTGAAGGACCACGTGACCAAGCCCACCGCCATGGCGCAGGGCCGAGTGGCTCACCTCATTGAGTGGAAGGGCTGGAGCAAGCCAAGCGACTCCCCTGCTGCCCTGGAATCAGCCTTTTCCTCCTATTCAGACCTCAGCGAGGGCGAACAAGAGGCTCGCTTTGCGGCAG GCGTGGCTGAGCAGTTTGCCATTGCAGAAGCCAAGCTCCGGGCATGGTCTTCAGTGGACGGCGAGGACTCCACCGATGAATCCTATGATGAAGACTTTGCTGGAGGAACTGACTCAG AGATGACCGGACAGCTGCCTCTGGGGCCCCATCTCCAGGACCTCTTCACTGGCCACCGATTCTCCAGGCCTGTGCGCCAGGGCTCTGTGGAGCCTGAGAGCGACTGCTCGCAGACCGTGTCCCCAGAGACCCTGTGCTCCAGTCTGTGCAGCCTGGAGGATGGGTTGCTGGGCTCCCCAGCCCGCCTGGCCTCCCAGCTGCTGGGCGACGAGCTGCTCCTCGCCAAACTGCCCCCCAGCCGGGAAAGTGCCTTCCGTAGCCTGGGCCCATTGGAGGCCCAGGACTCACTCTACAACTCGCCCCTCATGGAGTCCTGCCTTTCCCCCGCCGAGGAGGAGCCAGCCCCCTGCAAGgactgccagcctctctgcccgCCGCCGGTGGGCAGCTGGGAACGGCAGCGGCAAGCCTCTGATGTAGCTTCTTCTGGGGTGGTGTCCTTAGATGAGGATGAGGCCGAGCCGGAGGAACAGTGA